The following are encoded together in the Oncorhynchus keta strain PuntledgeMale-10-30-2019 unplaced genomic scaffold, Oket_V2 Un_contig_2304_pilon_pilon, whole genome shotgun sequence genome:
- the LOC118382837 gene encoding suppressor of cytokine signaling 1-like — protein sequence MVAHSAVEEQDTTTKASPSRPLGASPTFLSTPHSDLHATSPSSSSSSSVSQSHRQRPSNQCVASPIPGPDLLDHQPPLPLLDPVPTHFPLFPCKVDFLLITRTAAMLERSGFYWGPLGVEEAHSRLKDVATGTFLIRDSRQKDVFFALSYRAASGPVSVRIVYKGQRFSLAGSEHSFPCLFLLLEHYIHSSKKSLTVPYRKQRPTLQELCRKQVAESCGGEVERVARVPVNPVLKHFLLEFPYRI from the exons ATGGTCGCTCACAGCGCTGTGGAAGAACAAGACACAACAACCAAAGCGTCACCTTCTAGACCTCTAGGCGCCTCCCCCACCTTCCTCTCGACTCCACACTCGGACCTCCACGCaacctcaccatcatcatcatcatcatcatcagtctcCCAGTCGCACCGTCAGCGCCCATCCAACCAGTGTGTGGCGTCCCCTATCCCAGGACCAGACCTGTTAGACCACCagccccctcttcccctcctggACCCAGTGCCCACCCACTTTCCTCTGTTCCCCTGCAAGGTTGACTTCCTGTTGATCACTCGGACGGCCGCCATGTTGGAACGTTCCGGCTTCTACTGGGGCCCGCTAGGAGTGGAGGAG GCTCACAGTCGACTGAAGGACGTTGCCACGGGAACGTTCTTGATCCGGGACAGTCGTCAGAAAGACGTCTTCTTCGCGCTGTCCTATCGCGCGGCCAGCGGCCCGGTCAGCGTACGCATCGTCTATAAGGGACAACGGTTCAGCCTGGCAGGAAGTGAGCACTCTTTCCCTTGCCTCTTTCTCCTGCTCGAACACTACATTCATTCCTCTAAGAAAAGCCTGACCGTTCCGTACAGGAAGCAGCGCCCTACGCTCCAGGAACTGTGCAGGAAACAGGTCGCGGAGTCGTGCGGCGGCGAGGTGGAACGGGTCGCCAGGGTCCCCGTCAACCCAGTTCTAAAACACTTCCTGTTAGAGTTCCCGTACAGGATATGA